Proteins encoded by one window of Microplitis mediator isolate UGA2020A chromosome 1, iyMicMedi2.1, whole genome shotgun sequence:
- the LOC130672731 gene encoding uncharacterized protein LOC130672731, with the protein MDQLPTSRVSQSLVFESTGVDYAGPVQLKFFQGRSTRCYTGWIAVFVCFSTSAIHLEAVSDYTAEGFLKAFRKFTSHRGICKTLFSDYGTNFKGADVILKQLLTGALNESSYLQQILTSDGTQWIFNPLGALHMGGKWEAAVKSVKHHLQCTIADLLLVYKDFSTFLTQVKALLNSRQLSALTDDPDDISALTPGHFIRGAPLNTVLEPSLTSVPTSRLSLYKRIQERLQYFWERWSAECLQSHQSISKWHTSHHGIKMFFL; encoded by the coding sequence ATGGATCAACTGCCTACATCTCGCGTCTCACAATCACTTGTTTTTGAAAGCACTGGCGTAGACTACGCTGGGCCTGTTCAACTGAAATTCTTTCAAGGACGAAGTACACGCTGCTACACAGGCTGGATTGCAGTCTTTGTTTGCTTCTCAACTTCTGCAATTCACTTGGAAGCTGTAAGTGATTACACTGCAGAAGGCTTTCTCAAGGCGTTCAGAAAATTCACAAGTCATCGTGGCATCTGCAAAACTCTTTTCAGTGACTATGGCACTAACTTCAAAGGTGCAGATGTCATTCTCAAACAACTTCTCACAGGTGCACTAAACGAATCATCTTACCTTCAGCAAATTCTCACCTCAGACGGAACTCAGTGGATTTTTAACCCACTTGGTGCTCTACATATGGGTGGAAAGTGGGAAGCGGCTGTTAAATCAGTCAAACATCATCTCCAATGCACCATTGCTGATCTACTTCTCGTCTATAAAGACTTCTCAACGTTCCTCACTCAAGTTAAGGCACTATTAAATTCAAGGCAACTCAGTGCACTTACTGATGACCCAGATGACATCTCAGCTCTCACTCCTGGACATTTTATCCGGGGTGCGCCACTCAACACTGTTCTTGAACCAAGTCTCACCAGTGTACCAACATCTCGTCTCTCACTCTATAAAAGAATTCAAGAAAGACTTCAGTATTTCTGGGAACGCTGGTCTGCTGAATGTCTGCAATCTCACCAATCCATCTCAAAATGGCATACATCTCACCATGGTATCAAGATGTTTTTTCTCTAA